One window of the Acaryochloris thomasi RCC1774 genome contains the following:
- a CDS encoding ATP-binding protein, whose protein sequence is MKTQRSEVTAIGTVKGPGEHGNQYVFITADTEHIKIGEFVFYRLAQVGDQTLDVLGKISACTLVDHLPDRMFADTEIDPSTIAALIGFKHASPELYEVAVEVVGHFHQSLGFMNPRQPPEPGARVYMADDVTLRHILNKKQSGEVGSAAIGSLLLRQENAVPISLDVKELVSTHMAILAGTGSGKSYTAGVLIEELLLPHNRAAVLIFDPHGEYGTLEQMRGHPAFKSDDGYAPLVKVLQPEEVRIRISSLDYADILMLLPEMSDRQQAILNKAFGTLRKDKRWDIQDLIFAVNMADTVEDDNGNEKQGSSASALEWKLEKLMRSPYFHAFEHLPPRDLFEPGQVTILHMNEISQEEQQVICAAILRQANQARMNTLKENNTPEDENYLPYPVFILLEEAHRFAPAHEPSRCKAVIRTILSEGRKFGLGVGLITQRPGKLDSDVLSQCMSQFIMRIVNPVDQESLKYGVEAAGRDLLQELPALTKGQVIISGMCVNTPVLCKVRQRLTDHGGETLNAPALWQQHFKAHRKRERAAAKAELVGQRVAATVNGVAIE, encoded by the coding sequence GTGAAAACGCAGCGTTCTGAGGTTACAGCGATTGGAACCGTTAAAGGTCCAGGCGAACACGGTAATCAATACGTCTTCATTACGGCTGATACAGAACACATCAAAATCGGAGAATTTGTCTTCTATCGTCTGGCTCAAGTCGGCGACCAAACCCTCGATGTTCTCGGCAAAATTTCAGCCTGTACGCTCGTTGATCACCTCCCCGATCGGATGTTTGCCGACACCGAAATTGACCCCAGCACCATTGCCGCACTGATTGGCTTTAAGCACGCCAGCCCTGAGCTATACGAAGTCGCCGTGGAAGTGGTGGGGCACTTCCATCAAAGTCTCGGGTTTATGAACCCGCGCCAGCCCCCAGAACCGGGAGCCAGGGTGTACATGGCTGATGATGTCACCCTGCGCCACATTCTCAACAAAAAGCAGTCTGGTGAAGTCGGCTCTGCTGCTATTGGCTCTTTGCTGCTGCGACAGGAAAATGCGGTTCCTATCAGTCTTGATGTCAAAGAGTTAGTAAGTACCCACATGGCGATTCTTGCGGGTACTGGCTCGGGTAAGTCTTACACTGCGGGGGTTTTGATCGAGGAGCTGCTGCTGCCCCATAATCGTGCCGCTGTGCTGATCTTTGACCCTCACGGGGAATATGGCACCCTCGAACAGATGCGAGGTCATCCGGCATTTAAGAGCGATGACGGCTATGCGCCCTTGGTGAAGGTTTTGCAACCGGAAGAAGTGAGAATTCGGATTTCGTCCCTCGACTATGCGGATATTTTGATGCTGCTACCGGAGATGAGCGATCGCCAGCAGGCCATTCTTAATAAAGCGTTTGGCACTCTCCGCAAAGATAAACGTTGGGACATTCAAGACTTAATTTTTGCCGTCAACATGGCCGACACCGTTGAAGATGACAACGGCAATGAGAAGCAAGGATCGTCGGCTTCCGCTTTGGAGTGGAAGCTGGAGAAGTTAATGCGATCGCCCTATTTCCATGCTTTTGAGCACTTGCCTCCCCGCGATCTATTTGAGCCAGGTCAAGTGACAATTTTGCACATGAATGAAATTAGTCAAGAAGAGCAGCAGGTGATCTGTGCTGCCATTCTGCGGCAGGCTAATCAAGCCCGCATGAATACTCTCAAAGAGAACAATACGCCTGAAGATGAGAACTACCTACCCTATCCGGTTTTCATCTTGTTAGAGGAAGCTCATCGCTTTGCCCCGGCCCATGAACCATCGCGCTGCAAAGCTGTGATCCGTACGATCTTGAGTGAAGGACGTAAGTTTGGTTTGGGGGTAGGGTTGATTACGCAGCGTCCTGGGAAGCTGGATTCTGATGTGTTATCCCAGTGTATGAGTCAGTTCATCATGCGGATTGTGAATCCCGTCGATCAGGAGAGCCTCAAATATGGCGTGGAGGCGGCGGGGCGAGACTTGCTGCAGGAATTGCCTGCGTTAACCAAGGGCCAAGTGATTATTTCTGGGATGTGCGTGAATACGCCTGTGCTTTGTAAGGTGCGACAGCGGTTAACGGATCATGGTGGTGAGACGTTGAATGCTCCGGCATTGTGGCAGCAGCATTTCAAGGCCCATCGGAAGCGCGAGCGCGCTGCGGCAAAGGCTGAGCTAGTGGGGCAGCGGGTGGCTGCGACCGTGAATGGGGTTGCAATCGAGTAA